The following are encoded together in the Oceanobacillus zhaokaii genome:
- a CDS encoding cold-shock protein, with the protein MNTGSVKWFNADKGFGFIEIEGGDDVFVHFSAIQGDGFKTLEEGQQVSFDIEEGNRGPQATNVVK; encoded by the coding sequence ATGAATACAGGTTCAGTAAAATGGTTTAACGCAGACAAAGGTTTCGGTTTCATCGAAATTGAAGGTGGAGACGATGTATTCGTACACTTCTCGGCAATTCAAGGCGACGGCTTTAAAACTTTAGAAGAAGGTCAACAAGTTTCTTTCGATATCGAAGAAGGTAACCGTGGACCTCAGGCAACTAACGTTGTTAAATAA
- a CDS encoding ACT domain-containing protein: MKLKILESTFSVVKLPPTETIPLWALNSDVFSITRTDEELSIVCPSECLSMNDVIEDAENDWKCIKVEGVLDFSLTGILSSLANPLAENKISIFAISTFNTDYLLIKSHLIEKAKVVLENEGHTFT, encoded by the coding sequence ATGAAATTAAAAATTTTAGAATCAACTTTTTCTGTTGTGAAACTTCCTCCAACAGAAACAATACCATTGTGGGCATTAAACTCCGATGTTTTTTCTATTACTCGAACAGATGAAGAATTGTCTATCGTTTGCCCTTCCGAATGTTTATCTATGAATGATGTAATTGAGGATGCTGAAAATGATTGGAAATGTATCAAAGTAGAGGGAGTTTTAGACTTTAGTTTAACTGGAATATTGTCTTCATTAGCGAATCCATTAGCTGAAAATAAAATCAGTATCTTTGCTATTTCAACCTTTAATACGGACTATCTACTTATTAAAAGCCATTTAATTGAAAAGGCCAAAGTCGTGTTAGAGAATGAAGGTCACACTTTTACATAA
- a CDS encoding tetratricopeptide repeat protein, which produces MEKKLERAIDLRKTGDHKESNELLMKLVQEFPDNASINYQCAWSFDLLGEESKAVPFYENAIKLGLSSKELEGALLGLGSTYRTLGDYERSKRTFLKGIELFPHNRAIQTFYSMTLYNLNEHSKAMELLLKCLIDTTTDDKILSYKNAVDFYSNKLDEIWE; this is translated from the coding sequence ATGGAGAAAAAATTAGAAAGAGCTATTGATTTACGGAAAACTGGAGACCATAAAGAATCTAATGAATTACTTATGAAACTGGTACAGGAGTTCCCCGATAATGCGTCGATTAACTATCAGTGTGCTTGGAGTTTTGATTTATTAGGAGAAGAATCAAAAGCAGTACCCTTTTACGAAAATGCAATCAAATTAGGGCTGTCTTCAAAGGAACTGGAGGGAGCTTTATTGGGATTAGGGAGTACATATAGAACATTAGGAGATTATGAAAGATCAAAAAGAACATTTCTAAAGGGAATTGAATTATTTCCACACAATAGAGCAATTCAAACGTTCTATTCGATGACCTTATATAATTTAAACGAGCATAGTAAAGCGATGGAGTTATTATTAAAATGCTTAATAGATACAACGACAGATGATAAAATATTAAGTTATAAAAATGCAGTTGATTTCTATTCGAATAAATTAGATGAAATTTGGGAGTAG
- a CDS encoding ASCH domain-containing protein → MDKVQQYWNDFCVANQKEGTEYKDAFQFGASADWLADLVVEGKKTATTSGFVFYELEKEAIPQAGEYYIILSGEEVPVAVIQIQSVEVVPMNEVTEEFALAEGEGDYRFWWDAHEKFFTELLKEYDKEFSPNMLVVCERFKKVYPK, encoded by the coding sequence ATGGATAAGGTACAACAATATTGGAATGATTTTTGTGTAGCAAATCAAAAGGAAGGGACCGAATATAAAGATGCATTTCAATTTGGAGCATCGGCTGATTGGTTAGCTGATTTAGTTGTTGAGGGAAAGAAGACAGCGACAACTTCAGGTTTTGTGTTTTATGAGTTAGAAAAAGAAGCTATACCTCAAGCTGGTGAATATTATATTATTCTGAGTGGTGAGGAAGTGCCAGTCGCAGTTATTCAAATTCAATCTGTTGAAGTTGTTCCGATGAATGAGGTAACAGAAGAATTTGCGTTAGCAGAAGGTGAAGGGGATTATCGGTTTTGGTGGGATGCACACGAAAAGTTCTTTACGGAATTATTAAAAGAATACGATAAAGAATTCTCACCAAATATGTTAGTTGTATGTGAACGGTTTAAAAAAGTATATCCAAAATAA
- a CDS encoding alpha/beta fold hydrolase, whose amino-acid sequence METRVKQIELNGLTFQYRETGEPSSPPIVALHAMGSGAETWDQVAAVLGEKYRVLALDQRGHGGSARTSTYTFELMCDDLLHFANAMNLERFTLLGHSMGGTVSYLFAETFPTRIERLIVEDTPPPFQDKPIEISSNPSDPLPFDWEVVPSILRQLNEPNPEWWARLIDITMPTLIIGGGTSHIPQNKLQEVSELIPNCELVTIQNAGHFVHDDNLLAFMAAVKSFLNS is encoded by the coding sequence ATGGAAACAAGGGTGAAACAAATTGAATTGAATGGACTCACTTTTCAATATCGAGAGACTGGGGAACCTTCTTCACCACCGATTGTTGCACTTCACGCAATGGGATCAGGTGCAGAAACATGGGACCAAGTGGCTGCTGTATTAGGAGAAAAATACCGTGTTTTAGCTTTAGACCAACGGGGTCATGGTGGGAGCGCGAGAACTAGCACATACACTTTTGAATTGATGTGTGATGACCTACTTCATTTTGCAAATGCTATGAATTTAGAAAGGTTTACCCTACTTGGTCATTCAATGGGAGGAACAGTATCCTATCTTTTCGCGGAAACATTTCCGACAAGGATAGAACGGTTGATTGTTGAAGACACTCCTCCGCCTTTTCAGGATAAGCCGATCGAAATTTCTTCGAATCCCTCTGATCCTCTACCATTTGATTGGGAGGTTGTGCCTTCGATTCTACGGCAACTTAATGAACCCAATCCCGAATGGTGGGCGCGTCTTATCGACATTACGATGCCGACTCTTATTATAGGTGGTGGAACCAGTCACATTCCTCAAAACAAATTGCAGGAAGTTTCTGAGCTTATTCCGAATTGTGAATTGGTAACGATACAGAATGCTGGGCATTTTGTGCACGATGATAATTTACTAGCCTTTATGGCTGCTGTAAAAAGTTTTCTTAATTCATGA
- a CDS encoding VOC family protein — protein sequence MIKGLYEAHLPVRNLEISIEFYRELGLRIGWRDEDTAFFWIEEGKSWLGLWEGKESQTPYHPSLRHIAFRVTYEDLKDSLQWLESIQVEPVPFGERTSIEPFVRPNQGNASVYFDDPDGNSLELMCYIEVPNELEHITEKMSFKDWENIVNSELK from the coding sequence ATGATAAAGGGATTATATGAAGCGCATTTACCTGTAAGAAATTTAGAAATTTCGATTGAATTTTACAGAGAATTAGGACTAAGGATCGGTTGGCGTGATGAGGACACCGCCTTCTTTTGGATAGAAGAAGGAAAAAGCTGGTTAGGATTGTGGGAAGGGAAGGAGTCACAAACCCCATACCACCCTTCTTTGAGGCATATTGCTTTTCGAGTTACATATGAGGATTTAAAAGATTCCTTACAATGGCTTGAATCCATCCAAGTTGAACCTGTTCCTTTTGGAGAAAGAACATCGATAGAGCCTTTTGTAAGACCAAATCAAGGAAATGCTTCGGTTTACTTTGATGACCCAGATGGAAATAGTTTAGAATTGATGTGTTATATTGAAGTTCCAAATGAATTAGAACACATAACGGAAAAGATGTCCTTCAAGGACTGGGAGAATATAGTTAATAGCGAATTGAAATAA
- a CDS encoding LysE family translocator, giving the protein MALFFTYVLAGLAIAMPVGAITVEMTKQGLKNGFMHGWVVGLGGMTIDFALIAALYFGLASILQLPFIQMPMWLVGAIFLFLIGYDSIKNADKDITLSGEKPTKSLWSTYRNGFLVAISPGNIVFWLSVFGAVLTNSYNAAEPTNFLIIAAGVLTGILLHDLGLLTIVATTRKVMSRTMIKGFSIIAGLLLIGFAGYFVYQFFTAITEAI; this is encoded by the coding sequence ATGGCGTTATTCTTTACATATGTTCTTGCGGGACTTGCTATTGCAATGCCAGTAGGTGCAATTACAGTAGAAATGACAAAGCAAGGTCTTAAGAATGGATTTATGCACGGTTGGGTTGTTGGATTAGGTGGGATGACCATTGATTTTGCTTTAATCGCAGCTCTCTATTTTGGATTAGCTTCTATTTTGCAACTACCTTTTATTCAAATGCCAATGTGGTTAGTTGGTGCAATATTTTTGTTTTTAATAGGGTATGATTCTATTAAAAATGCGGACAAAGATATAACATTATCTGGTGAAAAACCTACAAAATCGTTATGGTCTACTTATCGTAACGGGTTCCTTGTTGCAATATCTCCTGGTAATATTGTTTTTTGGCTAAGTGTATTTGGAGCAGTACTAACTAATTCATATAATGCAGCTGAGCCAACTAATTTTTTAATTATTGCAGCAGGTGTTTTAACAGGTATATTATTGCACGATTTAGGGTTATTAACAATTGTGGCTACCACTAGAAAAGTAATGAGCCGAACAATGATTAAGGGATTTTCTATCATCGCAGGATTATTATTAATTGGTTTTGCAGGTTATTTTGTTTATCAATTTTTTACTGCAATAACAGAAGCAATCTAA
- a CDS encoding TetR/AcrR family transcriptional regulator: protein MPRTPEENDRIRQASKEKIRAAAMELFIKQGYYTTSISDIAKQAGISKGLLYSYYKGKEMLLSEMVEARISEVVEVMAEALNMETPSEQLKYIVNGAIDNIHKNPEVHRFYLHLQTQPEADEELVKYSHRIIEENTRQFELQCKIFEKMEEKNPRRRSLYFSTVLQGIMLMISTYPEKFPIEELKQQVIREFCN from the coding sequence ATGCCGCGTACACCCGAAGAGAATGACCGTATTCGCCAAGCATCCAAAGAAAAAATTCGCGCTGCAGCTATGGAGTTATTTATCAAACAAGGATATTACACTACCTCTATAAGCGATATAGCCAAACAAGCGGGCATTTCAAAAGGGTTACTCTATAGCTATTACAAAGGGAAAGAAATGTTGCTTTCTGAAATGGTCGAGGCCAGAATTAGCGAAGTGGTTGAAGTAATGGCAGAAGCACTCAACATGGAGACACCTAGTGAGCAGCTTAAATATATTGTCAATGGCGCGATTGATAATATCCATAAAAACCCGGAAGTCCATCGATTCTATCTGCACTTGCAAACTCAGCCAGAGGCAGATGAAGAGCTGGTGAAATACAGTCATCGCATTATCGAGGAAAATACTAGACAGTTTGAGTTGCAATGTAAAATATTTGAAAAAATGGAAGAAAAAAATCCAAGAAGACGATCGTTATATTTTTCAACTGTACTGCAAGGTATTATGTTGATGATCTCTACCTATCCAGAGAAGTTTCCGATAGAAGAACTAAAGCAGCAGGTTATTAGGGAATTTTGTAACTAG
- a CDS encoding ACT domain-containing protein, with translation MKLKILDSTFSVVKFPSTETIPLWALNSDIFSITRTDEELSIVCPSECLLMNEVFKDVENDWKCIKVEGVLDFNLTGILSSLANPLAENKISIFAISTFNTDYLLIKSHSIEKAKVVLENEGHTFT, from the coding sequence ATGAAATTAAAAATTTTAGATTCAACTTTTTCCGTTGTGAAATTTCCATCAACAGAAACAATACCATTGTGGGCATTAAACTCTGATATATTTTCTATTACACGAACAGATGAGGAACTGTCTATCGTGTGTCCTTCCGAATGTTTATTGATGAACGAGGTATTTAAGGATGTTGAAAATGATTGGAAATGTATAAAAGTAGAGGGAGTTTTAGACTTTAACTTAACTGGAATATTATCTTCATTAGCGAATCCATTAGCTGAAAATAAAATCAGTATCTTTGCTATTTCAACCTTTAATACGGACTATCTGCTTATTAAAAGCCATTCAATTGAAAAGGCCAAAGTCGTGTTAGAGAATGAAGGTCACACTTTTACATAA
- a CDS encoding VOC family protein has product MIKGIFETHINVSNYQNSAAFYDKLLNIIPLFEDSTRKSKFYWVGKPGESMLGIRENYPSPLIQRQHFAFKVNLDDISSARDYLSDLGIETTNFLGESSENLLVFPFMPAVSIYFKDPDGHSIEFLAMLKDPPKPELDIMTLQEWEELHGRG; this is encoded by the coding sequence ATGATTAAAGGCATCTTTGAAACTCATATTAATGTGAGTAATTACCAAAATTCAGCCGCTTTTTATGATAAGCTGCTAAATATTATCCCGTTATTTGAAGATTCTACAAGAAAGTCAAAATTCTACTGGGTTGGAAAACCTGGAGAATCTATGCTAGGTATTAGAGAAAATTATCCAAGCCCTTTAATCCAACGGCAACACTTTGCGTTTAAAGTCAATTTAGATGATATATCCTCGGCAAGAGATTACTTATCAGATTTAGGAATAGAAACAACTAACTTTTTGGGTGAGAGTTCTGAAAATTTATTAGTCTTTCCTTTTATGCCTGCTGTATCTATTTACTTTAAAGACCCTGATGGTCATTCAATTGAATTTCTTGCGATGCTAAAAGATCCTCCGAAGCCTGAACTAGATATAATGACATTGCAAGAATGGGAAGAGTTACACGGAAGAGGCTAA
- a CDS encoding alpha/beta fold hydrolase, producing the protein MDLYFEITGNGHPVVLIHSGGADSRLWTFLAPLLSKHYKVIAFDGRGAGKSPSPLKHANYVEDVRTLMDYLELKQATIIGHSMGGQIATDFALNSPERVSKLILIAPALTGFPYSKEFEQYHIKISEAAPNIDKMLELALDSPTYQVVFESPHKDLTVQMLRHHLGRMLMWPADFCMKWPQPPAMERLEELNPETLFIIGQKDLADNIRVANCFRKVPNIRFIEKEDADHMLPLTHSEDLYQEITAFMEV; encoded by the coding sequence TTGGATTTATATTTCGAGATCACTGGCAATGGGCATCCTGTTGTTCTTATTCATAGCGGAGGGGCTGATTCGAGGCTATGGACATTTTTAGCACCCCTTTTATCTAAGCATTACAAAGTGATTGCTTTTGATGGCCGTGGTGCTGGCAAATCACCATCCCCTTTAAAACATGCAAACTATGTTGAAGACGTACGGACACTTATGGATTACCTAGAACTTAAACAGGCAACGATTATTGGCCACTCCATGGGTGGACAGATTGCAACCGATTTCGCTCTAAATTCCCCTGAAAGAGTGTCAAAACTTATATTAATTGCTCCTGCTTTGACTGGTTTCCCCTATTCAAAAGAGTTTGAACAATATCATATCAAAATATCGGAAGCTGCACCCAATATAGATAAGATGTTAGAACTTGCCCTTGATTCACCAACATATCAAGTCGTTTTTGAAAGTCCGCACAAAGATCTCACTGTTCAAATGCTCAGGCATCATCTCGGGCGAATGCTTATGTGGCCCGCTGATTTCTGCATGAAATGGCCTCAGCCCCCAGCAATGGAACGATTAGAAGAATTGAATCCCGAAACTTTATTTATTATTGGCCAAAAGGACTTGGCAGATAATATTCGAGTTGCCAATTGTTTCCGTAAGGTTCCAAACATCCGTTTTATTGAAAAAGAAGATGCCGATCATATGCTACCTCTCACTCATTCTGAAGATTTATATCAAGAGATCACTGCATTTATGGAGGTGTGA
- a CDS encoding IS3 family transposase (programmed frameshift), whose product MSKRSHSSEVKYEVIMAYKNGDYTIGELCSKYRIYSSTLYNWMEKYEKEGVRGLEESKTWRKYSKELKEAAVRDYISGEYSLREIVRKYSISGVAVLENWITKYNSHRELKDTEKGRTRSMTKGRKTTWQERIEIVQDALSNDKDYQQTAGTHKVSYQQVYQWVRKYEADGWDALKDRRGRSKSEEELTTEEKMKLEMRRMEKENERLRAENAFPKKVRGDRKEANINQVRFKDKYIAIQELHIEGNLPISLLCEIAGIARSAYYKWLNRTPSKQELLNQEIIKEMITLHEKVEGIYGYRRMKTNVNRIFKEKLQQKLNHKRIYRLMKIAGLQSVIRKKKNRYKQSLPKHVAENILNRNFKAEKPNEKWVTDVTEFKYGASKKAYLSAIRDLYDGSIVSYVFGHRNNNQLVFKTLDLATATLNDEEHPLIHSDRGFQYTSHGFKRRIDQAEMTHSMSRVGKCIDNGPMESFWGTLKCEKYYLHKYGTFEELSKAINEYIHFYNHTRYQEKLNDHSPLEYRAMAA is encoded by the exons ATGTCAAAAAGGTCTCATTCTAGTGAAGTTAAATATGAAGTAATAATGGCTTATAAAAATGGAGATTACACAATAGGAGAGTTATGTTCAAAATATCGAATTTATTCATCTACACTTTACAATTGGATGGAGAAGTATGAGAAAGAAGGAGTTCGTGGTTTAGAAGAATCCAAAACATGGAGAAAATATTCTAAAGAATTAAAGGAAGCTGCGGTTAGAGATTATATTTCAGGAGAATATTCCTTACGTGAAATAGTAAGAAAATATAGTATATCTGGTGTAGCGGTACTCGAAAATTGGATTACAAAGTATAATAGTCATAGAGAATTAAAAGATACGGAAAAAGGGAGAACACGCTCTATGACTAAAGGGAGAAAAACGACTTGGCAAGAACGAATTGAAATTGTACAGGATGCATTATCGAATGACAAGGATTATCAACAAACTGCGGGTACCCATAAAGTGTCTTATCAACAAGTCTATCAATGGGTGCGTAAGTATGAAGCCGATGGATGGGATGCGTTAAAGGATAGGAGAGGACGTTCCAAAAGTGAAGAAGAATTAACTACAGAAGAAAAGATGAAGCTAGAGATGCGTCGAATGGAAAAAGAGAATGAACGTTTACGTGCGGAGAATGCATTTC CTAAAAAAGTTAGAGGAGATCGAAAGGAGGCGAACATAAACCAAGTAAGGTTTAAGGATAAGTATATCGCAATACAAGAGCTCCATATCGAGGGAAATCTACCGATTTCTCTTCTTTGTGAAATTGCAGGAATTGCACGATCTGCTTATTATAAATGGTTAAATAGAACACCTTCAAAGCAAGAACTACTAAATCAGGAGATTATTAAGGAAATGATAACTCTTCATGAAAAAGTGGAGGGCATCTATGGATACCGTCGAATGAAGACAAACGTGAACCGTATATTTAAAGAGAAACTTCAGCAAAAACTCAATCACAAAAGAATATATAGATTGATGAAAATCGCTGGATTACAATCTGTCATACGAAAAAAGAAGAATCGTTATAAACAATCTCTCCCCAAACACGTTGCGGAGAATATCTTAAATCGTAATTTTAAAGCAGAAAAACCAAATGAAAAATGGGTTACAGATGTGACGGAATTTAAGTATGGTGCTTCGAAGAAAGCATATTTAAGTGCTATTCGTGATTTATATGATGGATCGATTGTTAGCTATGTTTTTGGCCACCGAAACAATAACCAACTTGTGTTTAAAACGTTGGATCTGGCGACGGCCACATTGAATGATGAAGAACATCCACTAATTCATAGTGATCGAGGGTTTCAATATACTTCACACGGATTTAAACGTCGGATAGACCAGGCAGAGATGACACACAGTATGTCTCGAGTCGGGAAGTGTATTGATAATGGACCAATGGAATCGTTTTGGGGAACTCTCAAATGCGAGAAATATTATTTACATAAGTACGGGACATTCGAAGAATTATCCAAAGCTATCAACGAATACATTCATTTTTACAATCATACGAGGTATCAAGAAAAATTAAACGACCACAGCCCACTGGAATACAGGGCTATGGCCGCTTAA
- a CDS encoding PhzF family phenazine biosynthesis protein, producing MAKINYSIVDVFSEGKYTGNPLAVFKNARNIFDSEMQQIAKEINYSETTFILSDSKNEGGFDVRIFTPNEEVPFAGHPTLGTAFIIQNEVLEEPMEKLILNFKAGQIPVSFDNQEKVLWMKQNEPTFGQTLDTKIVSDVLNIDSEYIDDRFPIQEVSTGLPVIVTPLKSLEAVKKVNINKGKYFDLIQHTDAKAIMVFSPEVYNSENDLNVRDFADYYGIPEDAATGSSNGCLASYLVKYQYFNKSEINICVEQGYEIERPSLLFLKAGEDNGKINVYVGGKVVKIAQGEWFL from the coding sequence ATGGCGAAAATTAATTATTCTATTGTTGATGTGTTTTCAGAAGGAAAATATACAGGAAATCCACTCGCGGTTTTTAAAAACGCTAGAAATATTTTTGATAGTGAAATGCAACAAATAGCTAAAGAAATTAATTATTCCGAAACTACTTTTATCTTGTCTGATTCAAAAAATGAAGGTGGTTTTGATGTTCGTATTTTTACACCAAATGAGGAGGTTCCTTTTGCTGGTCATCCTACATTAGGGACTGCATTTATCATTCAAAACGAAGTATTAGAGGAACCTATGGAAAAGCTTATTCTAAATTTTAAAGCCGGACAGATACCAGTTTCGTTTGATAATCAGGAAAAAGTTCTATGGATGAAACAAAATGAACCTACTTTTGGTCAAACTTTAGATACGAAAATAGTTTCTGATGTATTAAATATAGATAGTGAATACATAGACGATAGATTTCCTATCCAAGAGGTTTCAACCGGACTTCCAGTGATTGTTACCCCCTTAAAATCATTAGAGGCAGTAAAGAAAGTAAACATAAATAAGGGAAAATATTTTGATTTAATTCAACATACTGATGCAAAAGCTATTATGGTTTTTTCTCCAGAAGTATATAATTCGGAAAATGATTTAAATGTTCGAGATTTTGCAGACTATTATGGTATCCCCGAAGATGCAGCTACTGGTAGTTCTAACGGATGTTTAGCTTCCTACTTAGTTAAATACCAATATTTTAATAAAAGTGAAATTAACATTTGTGTAGAACAAGGATATGAAATTGAAAGACCGTCTTTATTGTTTTTAAAAGCAGGGGAGGATAACGGAAAAATTAATGTTTATGTAGGAGGTAAAGTAGTAAAAATTGCTCAAGGTGAATGGTTTCTATAA
- a CDS encoding GyrI-like domain-containing protein — protein MKLSIITSIRTNNFNDERVMQKITEMWKEASNRLTKNENITYGVYHNYESDYKGDYSLSVGSEDTNGKSFIEIPKNEKYEIFKVNTTEEQGIFNSWSKIWDQEEAGTLERAYSFDFEKYYPNGEIEIHIAIK, from the coding sequence TTGAAATTATCAATCATTACTAGCATAAGAACAAATAATTTTAATGATGAACGTGTAATGCAAAAAATCACAGAAATGTGGAAAGAGGCTTCTAATCGTCTAACTAAAAATGAAAATATTACATACGGTGTATATCATAATTATGAGAGTGACTATAAAGGTGATTATTCATTAAGCGTTGGTAGTGAAGATACTAATGGGAAATCTTTTATAGAGATACCGAAAAATGAGAAATACGAAATCTTTAAAGTAAATACAACTGAAGAACAAGGAATTTTTAATAGCTGGAGTAAAATATGGGATCAAGAAGAAGCAGGTACATTAGAGAGAGCTTATTCATTTGATTTCGAAAAATACTATCCTAATGGGGAAATTGAAATCCACATAGCCATAAAGTAA
- a CDS encoding alpha/beta hydrolase has translation MKRKIEKPFLLVLAENSMDEFSKDKAEAFKQLQTNLSVVPIPSGYHFLPITNPIQVANTLKKHILAN, from the coding sequence TTGAAAAGAAAAATTGAAAAGCCCTTTTTGTTGGTCTTAGCTGAAAACAGTATGGATGAATTTAGTAAAGATAAAGCAGAAGCATTTAAACAGCTTCAGACGAATTTATCTGTTGTTCCAATTCCAAGCGGATATCATTTTTTACCAATCACAAATCCAATACAGGTGGCTAATACTTTAAAAAAACATATACTTGCTAATTGA
- a CDS encoding helix-turn-helix domain-containing protein, with amino-acid sequence MMEKRTMSVEDVAIYLGLHKDTIYDLVKEKKIPHIKIGGRIFFLEEVLERWMMENIR; translated from the coding sequence ATGATGGAAAAACGAACAATGTCAGTTGAAGATGTAGCAATCTATTTAGGACTGCATAAAGACACGATTTATGATCTCGTAAAAGAAAAAAAGATTCCCCATATCAAAATTGGCGGAAGAATCTTTTTCTTGGAAGAAGTCCTAGAAAGATGGATGATGGAAAATATTAGGTAA
- a CDS encoding spore coat protein, with protein MYNDRQFPGIGLGGPGSGFGFAPGLGFGGPGFGFGYPHYHHHYPYYHYPYYHHHYPYYHHHYPYHH; from the coding sequence ATGTATAATGACAGGCAATTCCCAGGCATTGGTTTAGGTGGACCAGGTTCAGGTTTTGGATTTGCACCAGGACTAGGGTTTGGAGGCCCAGGGTTTGGATTTGGTTATCCGCACTACCACCATCATTATCCTTACTACCACTACCCTTATTACCACCATCACTATCCTTATTACCACCATCACTACCCTTACCACCATTAA
- a CDS encoding DnaB-like helicase C-terminal domain-containing protein: MYSLEMGTKQLLKRMISTEGRLNASKWHDISNRFATNDYKNVMRAIGEMTTWELEISDKKHTISEIRAGIRKQVHENPKQNHLVFIDYL; this comes from the coding sequence ATCTATAGCTTAGAAATGGGGACGAAGCAGTTATTGAAACGAATGATTTCTACAGAAGGGAGGCTAAATGCGAGTAAATGGCATGATATCAGCAATCGATTTGCAACAAATGATTATAAAAACGTGATGCGCGCAATCGGAGAAATGACAACTTGGGAATTAGAAATCTCTGACAAAAAGCACACTATTTCCGAAATTCGTGCGGGAATTCGAAAACAAGTCCATGAGAATCCCAAACAAAATCATCTGGTGTTCATCGATTACCTTTAA
- a CDS encoding DnaD domain protein, translating into MTTINFHRDKNLLMDWLMLNHLTTGEIVLWHKLMNIGNRLGQRSVFNAPNSTLMKFTGLSKQGIINARKKLIERGFIRYEKGHQNKAPVYEMIPLHQAIGHYFSTTKNQELTKDLTQDVTRDFTLKFTSDSAQELPIHKDKSKKERRGGGSGRDMDSLFKSYEENINKLTPLLRETLIEWTKASGEEIVKKAIAVTVKKGGRTYSYTEKIMKEWQNAGLRTIEAVHSYELEKELEKDNKLIPFRKPDNKEIEQDIFAELLKEEF; encoded by the coding sequence ATGACAACAATCAATTTTCATAGGGACAAAAATTTATTAATGGATTGGTTGATGCTAAATCATCTGACTACAGGAGAAATTGTGCTTTGGCACAAACTGATGAACATTGGAAATAGACTCGGGCAAAGGAGTGTTTTCAATGCGCCTAATTCTACATTAATGAAATTTACCGGTCTATCTAAACAGGGAATCATCAATGCGAGAAAAAAGTTGATCGAACGAGGCTTTATTCGTTATGAAAAGGGTCATCAAAACAAGGCACCTGTTTATGAAATGATTCCATTACATCAAGCAATCGGGCATTATTTTTCTACGACTAAAAACCAGGAGTTGACCAAGGACTTGACCCAAGATGTTACCCGGGACTTTACTTTGAAATTCACCTCTGACTCGGCCCAAGAGTTGCCCATACATAAAGATAAAAGTAAAAAAGAGAGAAGAGGAGGAGGAAGCGGGCGTGACATGGATTCTCTTTTTAAAAGCTATGAAGAAAATATAAACAAGCTAACCCCATTGCTACGAGAAACTTTGATTGAATGGACCAAAGCTTCAGGTGAAGAAATCGTCAAAAAAGCAATTGCCGTAACTGTGAAAAAAGGCGGACGAACGTATAGTTACACTGAAAAAATAATGAAAGAATGGCAGAATGCTGGATTACGGACAATCGAAGCCGTTCATTCCTATGAACTGGAAAAAGAATTAGAAAAGGATAATAAGCTCATTCCATTTCGCAAGCCAGATAATAAAGAAATCGAACAAGATATATTTGCAGAACTCTTAAAGGAGGAATTTTAA